A single genomic interval of Tsukamurella paurometabola harbors:
- a CDS encoding GNAT family N-acetyltransferase encodes MGSHPGPHPASPTDLATLLTGDESRKQALVIHARGRVAGTSSYFLDHDAPEGVEIGATLYAPALWGSGVNTAVKGSMIGAAFAAGAQWVQFRTDERNGRSAAAILKLPGAVELPSLLEPEKIRSDGTVRTSRMFRIPRPAR; translated from the coding sequence GTGGGCTCACATCCCGGGCCGCACCCTGCATCGCCGACCGATCTCGCCACCCTGCTCACCGGTGACGAGTCCAGGAAGCAGGCACTGGTGATACATGCGCGCGGACGAGTCGCCGGAACGTCGTCCTACTTTCTCGACCACGATGCCCCGGAGGGCGTCGAGATCGGTGCCACGCTGTACGCACCCGCGCTGTGGGGCTCGGGGGTCAACACCGCAGTCAAGGGTTCGATGATCGGCGCGGCCTTCGCCGCAGGAGCACAATGGGTGCAGTTCCGCACGGACGAGCGAAACGGGCGATCCGCGGCGGCGATCCTCAAACTCCCGGGTGCGGTCGAGCTGCCCTCACTGCTCGAACCCGAGAAGATCAGGAGCGACGGCACTGTTCGGACCAGTCGGATGTTCCGGATTCCGCGCCCTGCGAGGTAG
- a CDS encoding nuclear transport factor 2 family protein, with protein sequence MPEPRPPFPPFTAETAAQKVQAAEDAWNTRDPRRVAGAYTDDSRWRNRDLFIDGTEQIVEFLTAKWERELDYALRKNLWTFTENRIAVRFQYEWHDADGQWWRSYGNELWEFTSEGLMSRREASINDVAITASERRIFGPRPTKERGVDFPLQ encoded by the coding sequence ATGCCCGAGCCACGCCCGCCCTTCCCGCCGTTCACCGCTGAGACTGCAGCCCAGAAAGTGCAAGCAGCAGAGGACGCCTGGAACACCCGCGATCCCCGTCGCGTCGCGGGTGCGTACACCGACGACTCACGCTGGCGGAACCGCGATCTGTTCATCGACGGCACCGAGCAGATCGTCGAGTTCCTCACGGCGAAATGGGAGCGCGAGCTGGACTACGCCCTGCGCAAGAACCTGTGGACATTCACCGAGAACCGCATCGCGGTGCGCTTTCAATACGAGTGGCACGACGCCGATGGCCAGTGGTGGCGCAGCTACGGCAACGAGCTGTGGGAGTTCACGTCCGAAGGGTTGATGTCACGGCGCGAAGCGAGCATCAACGACGTGGCGATCACCGCCTCCGAGCGTCGCATTTTCGGGCCTCGACCGACGAAGGAGCGCGGAGTCGACTTCCCGCTGCAGTAG
- a CDS encoding DNA repair helicase XPB, whose protein sequence is MTDGPLIVQSDKTLLLEVDHELADAARAAIAPFAELERAPEHVHTYRVTPLALWNARAAGHDAEQVVDALVSFSRYPVPQPLLVDVVDTMSRYGRLQLVKSPVHGLTLVSLDRAVLEEVLRHKKIAPMVGARIDDDTVVVHPSERGHLKQLLLKVGWPAEDLAGYVDGESHPIALDTETEPWELRDYQKTAADSFWLGGSGVVVLPCGAGKTMVGAAAMARAQATTLILVTNTVAGRQWKRELLARTSLTEEEIGEYSGEKKEIRPVTIATYQVLTRKSKGEYKNLDLFDSRDWGLMIYDEVHLLPAPVFRMTADLQSRRRLGLTATLVREDGREGDVFSLIGPKRYDAPWKDIEAQGWIAPADCVEVRVTLTENQRMQYATAEPDERYQMCSTAHTKIAVVKSILERHKGAPTLVIGAYLDQLEELGRELDAPVITGSVKNKEREALFDRFRAGEISTLVVSKVANFSIDLPEASVAVQVSGTFGSRQEEAQRLGRLLRPKHDGGTAHFYSVVARDTLDADYAAHRQRFLAEQGYAYRIVDADDILGPAIGEAG, encoded by the coding sequence ATGACCGACGGACCCCTCATCGTCCAGTCCGACAAGACCCTCCTGCTGGAGGTGGACCACGAACTGGCGGACGCGGCGCGCGCGGCGATCGCACCGTTCGCGGAGCTCGAGCGCGCCCCGGAGCACGTGCACACCTACCGCGTGACGCCGCTGGCGCTGTGGAACGCGCGCGCCGCCGGGCACGACGCGGAGCAGGTCGTCGACGCCCTCGTCAGCTTCTCCCGCTATCCCGTGCCGCAGCCCCTCCTGGTGGACGTGGTCGACACCATGAGCCGGTACGGCCGGCTGCAACTGGTGAAGAGCCCGGTGCACGGCCTGACGCTGGTCTCGCTGGATCGGGCGGTCTTGGAGGAGGTGCTGCGGCACAAGAAGATCGCACCGATGGTGGGGGCCCGCATCGACGACGACACCGTCGTGGTGCACCCGTCCGAGCGCGGCCACCTCAAGCAGCTGCTGCTCAAGGTGGGCTGGCCCGCCGAGGATCTCGCCGGCTACGTGGACGGCGAATCGCACCCGATCGCGCTGGACACCGAGACCGAGCCGTGGGAGCTGCGCGACTACCAGAAGACCGCGGCGGATTCGTTCTGGCTGGGCGGCTCCGGTGTCGTCGTGCTGCCCTGCGGCGCCGGCAAGACGATGGTCGGCGCGGCCGCGATGGCGCGGGCACAGGCGACGACCCTGATCCTGGTGACGAACACGGTCGCGGGCCGGCAGTGGAAGCGGGAGCTGCTGGCGCGCACGTCGCTCACCGAGGAGGAGATCGGTGAGTACTCGGGCGAGAAGAAGGAGATCCGTCCGGTCACCATCGCCACCTACCAGGTGCTCACGCGGAAGTCGAAGGGCGAGTACAAGAACCTCGACCTGTTCGACTCGCGCGACTGGGGCCTCATGATCTACGACGAGGTGCACCTGCTGCCCGCACCCGTGTTCCGGATGACGGCCGATCTGCAGTCCCGCCGTCGCCTCGGCCTCACCGCAACACTCGTGCGCGAGGACGGCCGTGAGGGTGACGTCTTCTCACTCATCGGGCCGAAACGCTATGACGCGCCGTGGAAGGACATCGAGGCTCAGGGATGGATCGCGCCCGCCGACTGCGTCGAGGTGCGGGTCACGCTCACCGAGAACCAGCGCATGCAGTACGCGACCGCCGAGCCCGACGAGCGCTACCAGATGTGCTCCACCGCCCACACGAAGATCGCCGTGGTGAAGTCGATCCTGGAGAGGCACAAGGGCGCACCCACTCTTGTGATCGGCGCATACCTCGATCAATTGGAGGAGCTGGGCCGCGAGCTCGACGCCCCGGTCATCACCGGCTCGGTGAAGAACAAGGAGCGCGAGGCACTCTTCGACCGTTTCCGCGCGGGCGAGATCTCCACGCTGGTGGTGAGCAAGGTCGCGAACTTCTCCATCGACCTGCCGGAGGCTTCGGTGGCGGTGCAGGTCTCGGGCACGTTCGGTTCGCGGCAGGAGGAGGCGCAGCGCCTCGGCCGGCTCCTGCGCCCCAAGCACGACGGCGGCACGGCGCACTTCTACTCCGTCGTCGCGCGCGACACCCTCGACGCCGACTACGCCGCGCACCGCCAGCGCTTCCTCGCCGAGCAGGGGTACGCCTACCGCATCGTGGACGCCGACGACATCCTCGGCCCCGCCATCGGCGAGGCCGGCTGA
- a CDS encoding HNH endonuclease, whose protein sequence is MDEDGGVGEDRPPDGGVVERLRSMERQRCRTVFEQYRLAVELLRQRVCERVAAGVPQGRWQQGVAAEVGLALRMSPHTAARLLARGVELEKNLPHTRTRLRDGDLSPEAIPVIVGGLAHLDASDRRRADELLCADPGTLAGCGLRRIADLVKKLAYELDARGTVDRDAAAEKDRTVTIRPLPEGMARVSLLLPVAQGVGVYAALRKHAATLIGVAGDLRTRGQIMADTAFARIIGREAAEGQPVLVNLTIPATVLLGDRPGTAHLDGGGTMPAEIARNLIGRATAAGIAWVKRLYIAPESGAIVGMDSRARCFPDGLAELIRARDRYCRTPYCDAPIAHTDHIIAHAAGGPTEFVNGQGLCAACNYAKEAAGWRSAVVEDPSGRHTVDTRTPSGHHHRSTAPDQAA, encoded by the coding sequence ATGGACGAAGACGGTGGGGTGGGCGAGGATCGGCCGCCTGATGGCGGCGTTGTGGAGCGGTTGCGTTCGATGGAGCGGCAGCGGTGCCGGACGGTGTTCGAGCAGTACCGGTTGGCTGTGGAGCTGCTGCGGCAGCGGGTGTGCGAGCGTGTCGCTGCCGGGGTGCCGCAGGGGCGGTGGCAGCAGGGCGTCGCTGCGGAGGTGGGGTTGGCGTTGCGGATGTCGCCGCACACCGCCGCACGACTGCTCGCACGCGGGGTGGAGTTGGAGAAGAACCTGCCGCACACCCGCACCCGGCTACGCGACGGTGACCTGTCTCCGGAGGCGATCCCGGTGATCGTCGGCGGCCTGGCCCACCTGGATGCCTCGGACCGGCGCCGGGCGGATGAGCTGTTGTGTGCCGATCCGGGCACGCTCGCCGGGTGCGGGTTGCGCCGAATCGCTGACCTGGTCAAGAAGCTGGCCTACGAACTGGACGCGCGGGGCACGGTGGACCGGGACGCGGCGGCGGAGAAGGACCGCACGGTGACGATCCGGCCGTTGCCGGAGGGCATGGCGCGGGTGTCGTTGCTGCTGCCGGTCGCTCAAGGGGTCGGGGTGTATGCGGCGTTGCGTAAGCATGCCGCGACGTTGATCGGGGTAGCGGGGGACCTGCGGACGCGGGGGCAGATCATGGCCGATACCGCGTTCGCGCGGATCATCGGCCGCGAGGCCGCCGAGGGCCAGCCCGTGTTGGTGAATCTCACCATTCCCGCGACGGTGCTGCTCGGTGACCGGCCCGGCACCGCGCACCTCGACGGGGGTGGGACGATGCCGGCGGAGATCGCCCGCAACCTCATCGGACGGGCCACCGCCGCGGGCATCGCGTGGGTCAAACGCCTCTACATCGCCCCCGAGTCGGGTGCGATCGTCGGCATGGACTCACGGGCGCGGTGCTTCCCCGACGGGCTCGCCGAGCTGATCCGGGCGCGGGACCGGTACTGCCGCACCCCGTACTGCGACGCACCGATCGCGCACACCGACCACATCATCGCCCACGCAGCCGGTGGACCGACCGAGTTCGTGAACGGGCAAGGCCTGTGCGCGGCATGCAACTACGCCAAGGAAGCCGCGGGCTGGCGCAGCGCCGTCGTCGAGGATCCGAGCGGGCGGCACACCGTCGACACCCGAACACCGAGCGGACACCACCACCGATCCACCGCACCGGACCAGGCGGCGTGA